In Ruminococcaceae bacterium BL-4, one DNA window encodes the following:
- a CDS encoding protein of unknown function (Evidence 5 : Unknown function), translating to MILTCYTPPPAGQTRPPNYGRITGITSLDVKRKYNDVGEMDLHCAISPHNLSLLKQENILHKRGDETAYIIKSVEKIDMDDQFELSVIAYDLSILLKDRYNLETRNFDNVELDTVVRALVGRSLTQNNLTFRDSSAASYMAARNVPHFVLGPTLSSTPKVSLQDTYGEILSLVTKLCQDHDIGFKTVFDRKTWTYRFQLYRGLDRTIGQTTNQRCIFSKKYDTILGESYLENNADYKNVAFVMGEGEDDARIGVFVRLPGTESETPRELVVDARDLQKTEGESDSSYKTKLKQRGLEKLTENKNICTVTERIRPDGKKQYKKDWDLGDFVTCMNKDWGYHLNTRIPTVEEVYDSNGATYTPTLGNDVPTQNDKIKKLPIPYAHIIGAPTLSTEAYTGEYLDLKGIPNKYDVGDIYISTKSTSPASKYGGTWQSLGGKFLLAAYNDPKSIYYGGKTGGEATNTLTGDEIPKHRHSLLNSNGGAPLDNSNYAVKIDENLPHRGYLGNSLTSEAGGGKPHNNMPPYLCVYMWERLS from the coding sequence ATGATTCTCACTTGCTATACTCCCCCACCAGCTGGCCAGACGAGACCGCCTAATTACGGGCGAATCACAGGTATCACGTCGCTCGACGTCAAGCGCAAGTATAACGACGTCGGAGAGATGGACTTGCACTGTGCCATCTCTCCACATAATCTTAGCCTTCTGAAGCAGGAAAACATTTTGCACAAGCGCGGCGACGAAACGGCCTACATCATTAAGAGTGTCGAAAAGATTGACATGGACGATCAATTTGAACTGTCCGTTATTGCCTATGATCTGTCAATTCTTTTAAAAGATCGATACAATCTCGAGACGCGGAATTTTGACAACGTGGAACTCGATACCGTCGTGAGGGCACTGGTTGGGCGGTCATTAACACAAAATAATCTCACTTTTAGGGACTCTTCTGCAGCTTCTTATATGGCAGCACGGAATGTCCCTCATTTTGTATTAGGCCCCACCTTATCAAGCACCCCAAAAGTAAGCCTGCAGGACACCTACGGCGAGATATTATCCTTAGTCACTAAATTATGCCAAGATCATGATATCGGCTTTAAAACGGTATTTGACCGCAAAACTTGGACATACAGATTTCAGCTATACCGAGGACTTGATCGTACAATCGGTCAAACAACTAATCAGCGCTGCATTTTCAGCAAAAAGTACGACACTATCCTGGGAGAAAGCTATTTGGAAAATAACGCTGATTATAAAAACGTTGCATTTGTGATGGGCGAAGGCGAAGATGATGCACGCATCGGTGTATTTGTCAGGCTACCCGGGACAGAATCAGAAACACCCCGCGAGTTGGTAGTTGACGCCCGCGACCTGCAGAAAACAGAGGGCGAATCAGACAGCAGCTATAAGACAAAATTAAAGCAAAGAGGTCTGGAAAAGCTGACCGAAAACAAAAACATCTGCACTGTGACCGAACGAATCCGGCCGGACGGCAAAAAGCAGTATAAAAAAGACTGGGACTTGGGGGACTTTGTCACCTGCATGAATAAGGACTGGGGGTATCACCTCAACACCAGAATTCCAACGGTGGAAGAGGTGTACGACAGCAACGGTGCAACATACACCCCCACACTCGGAAACGACGTCCCGACGCAGAATGACAAGATCAAAAAGCTGCCGATTCCCTATGCTCATATTATCGGAGCCCCCACATTATCCACCGAAGCCTACACCGGAGAATATTTAGACTTGAAGGGGATTCCTAATAAATATGACGTTGGAGATATTTATATCAGCACAAAGAGTACCAGTCCCGCATCAAAATACGGTGGTACATGGCAGTCTTTAGGAGGGAAGTTTTTATTAGCCGCTTACAATGATCCTAAATCGATCTATTACGGAGGCAAAACTGGTGGAGAAGCTACAAACACATTAACGGGGGACGAAATACCAAAACATCGTCATAGCTTATTAAATTCAAATGGCGGTGCCCCGCTAGACAATAGCAATTATGCGGTAAAGATCGATGAAAATCTTCCGCATCGGGGCTATCTGGGAAATTCGCTTACGTCAGAGGCTGGCGGGGGAAAGCCGCACAATAATA